A genomic region of Rhodococcus pyridinivorans contains the following coding sequences:
- a CDS encoding ammonium transporter — protein MEEVVNTGDAAWMLIAASLVLLMTPGLAFFYGGMSRSKSVLNMMMMSFGAMAVIGVIYVLWGWSMSYGNESVLGIFANPFEQFGLQGAMYGEDGEFLASGSGNYPQIIDIGFQVTFAIITTALISGALAERVKFGTWMAFAAIWVTCAYFPLAHMVWGGGLLSGSEDSIAAAMFGTVEDGGEVSAAVEPIDFAGGTVVHINAGIAALVLAVVIGKRAGFGRTAFRPHNLPFVMLGAALLWFGWFGFNAGSAFAADGTAGLAWVNTTTATAAAILGWLLTERIRDGKATSLGAASGTVAGLVAITPAAGSLSPVGSIALGVIAGVLSALAVGLKYKFGYDDSLDVVGVHLVSGLWGTVAIGFLGTETGLFYGGDYKQLVIQIVIAVVALVFTAVVTAVIAFALKPMGWRVSDEEEARGIDEAEHAESAYDFAPALK, from the coding sequence GTGGAGGAAGTGGTGAACACCGGCGACGCAGCGTGGATGCTGATAGCAGCGTCGCTCGTGCTTCTGATGACCCCGGGCCTGGCGTTCTTCTACGGCGGGATGTCCCGTTCCAAGTCCGTGCTCAACATGATGATGATGTCCTTCGGCGCGATGGCCGTGATCGGGGTCATCTACGTCCTGTGGGGCTGGTCGATGTCCTACGGCAACGAGAGCGTACTCGGGATCTTCGCGAACCCCTTCGAGCAGTTCGGTCTGCAGGGAGCCATGTACGGCGAGGATGGTGAGTTCCTTGCAAGTGGTTCGGGCAACTACCCGCAGATCATCGACATCGGTTTCCAGGTGACCTTCGCGATCATCACCACCGCCCTGATCAGCGGTGCGCTGGCCGAGCGCGTGAAGTTCGGTACGTGGATGGCGTTCGCGGCCATCTGGGTCACCTGCGCCTACTTCCCGCTCGCCCACATGGTGTGGGGTGGCGGCCTGCTCTCGGGCTCCGAGGACAGCATCGCAGCGGCCATGTTCGGCACCGTCGAGGACGGCGGAGAGGTCAGCGCCGCGGTGGAGCCGATCGACTTCGCCGGTGGCACGGTCGTACACATCAACGCCGGTATCGCCGCTCTCGTCCTGGCCGTCGTCATCGGCAAGCGTGCCGGCTTCGGTCGCACCGCCTTCCGTCCGCACAACCTGCCGTTCGTCATGCTCGGTGCCGCGCTGCTGTGGTTCGGATGGTTCGGCTTCAACGCCGGTTCGGCCTTCGCCGCCGACGGTACTGCCGGCCTGGCCTGGGTCAACACCACCACCGCCACCGCCGCCGCCATCCTCGGCTGGCTCCTCACCGAGCGCATCCGTGACGGCAAGGCCACCAGCCTCGGTGCCGCGTCCGGTACCGTCGCCGGCCTGGTCGCCATCACCCCCGCTGCCGGCTCGCTGAGCCCGGTCGGATCGATCGCCCTCGGCGTCATCGCCGGTGTCCTGTCCGCCCTCGCGGTGGGTCTGAAGTACAAGTTCGGTTACGACGACTCGCTCGACGTCGTGGGTGTCCACCTCGTGTCCGGCCTGTGGGGCACGGTCGCCATCGGCTTCCTCGGCACCGAGACCGGATTGTTCTACGGTGGCGATTACAAGCAGCTCGTCATCCAGATCGTCATCGCAGTCGTCGCCCTGGTGTTCACCGCCGTCGTCACCGCAGTGATCGCCTTCGCACTCAAGCCCATGGGCTGGCGTGTGAGCGACGAGGAAGAGGCCCGCGGTATCGACGAAGCCGAACATGCGGAATCCGCATACGACTTCGCGCCGGCTCTCAAGTGA
- the ffh gene encoding signal recognition particle protein, whose product MFESLSDRLTGVLKDLRGKGRLSDADIDATCREIRLALLEADVALPVVREFIKKIKVRAKGAEVHGALNPAQQVVKIVNEELVGILGGETRRLQFAKNPPTVIMLAGLQGAGKTTLAGKLAKWLKAQGHTPMLVACDLQRPGAVTQLQVVGERAGVSVFAPHPGTSIGGGENELGVTAADPIAVAEQGIAEARNKQYDVVIVDTAGRLGIDQELMAQAAGIRDAVQPDEVLFVLDAMIGQDAVSTAEAFREGVGFTGVVLTKLDGDARGGAALSVRELTGQPIMFASTGEKLEDFDVFHPERMASRILGMGDVLTLIEQAEQVFDAEQAEATANKIGSGELTLEDFLEQMMAVRKMGPIANLLGMLPGAGQMKDALANVDEKQLDRIQAIIRGMTPEERANPKIINGSRRLRIANGSGVKVSDVNQLVDRFFEARKMMTAMAGQMGMPGARKNQRKKGKKGKKGGRGPTPPKVRGGMPGGFPGLPGGMPAGMPDLSKMPKGLDELPPGLENFDLSKLKFPKN is encoded by the coding sequence GTGTTCGAATCCCTTTCCGACAGGTTGACAGGGGTCCTGAAGGACCTGCGCGGCAAGGGGCGGCTGTCCGACGCGGACATCGACGCGACCTGCCGTGAGATCCGCCTCGCCCTGCTCGAGGCCGACGTCGCGCTGCCCGTCGTGCGCGAGTTCATCAAGAAGATCAAGGTGCGCGCCAAGGGCGCCGAGGTGCATGGCGCGCTCAACCCGGCCCAGCAGGTCGTCAAGATCGTCAACGAGGAACTCGTCGGGATCCTCGGCGGCGAGACCCGTCGTCTGCAGTTCGCGAAGAACCCGCCGACGGTCATCATGCTCGCCGGTCTGCAGGGTGCCGGTAAGACCACGCTCGCGGGTAAGCTCGCGAAGTGGCTCAAGGCGCAGGGGCACACCCCGATGCTGGTCGCCTGCGACCTCCAGCGCCCCGGCGCTGTGACCCAGCTGCAGGTGGTCGGTGAGCGTGCCGGCGTGTCGGTCTTCGCGCCCCATCCCGGCACCTCCATCGGCGGAGGCGAGAACGAACTCGGAGTCACCGCCGCCGACCCGATCGCCGTGGCCGAGCAGGGCATCGCCGAGGCGCGCAACAAGCAGTACGACGTGGTCATCGTCGACACCGCCGGTCGCCTCGGTATCGACCAGGAACTCATGGCGCAGGCCGCGGGCATCCGCGACGCAGTGCAGCCCGACGAGGTGTTGTTCGTCCTCGACGCGATGATCGGTCAGGACGCCGTGAGCACAGCCGAGGCGTTCCGCGAGGGCGTCGGCTTCACCGGCGTGGTGCTCACCAAGCTCGACGGCGACGCTCGCGGAGGTGCCGCGCTCAGCGTCCGCGAGCTCACCGGCCAGCCGATCATGTTCGCCTCCACCGGTGAGAAGCTCGAGGACTTCGACGTCTTCCACCCCGAGCGCATGGCCAGCCGCATCCTCGGCATGGGCGACGTGCTCACCCTGATCGAGCAGGCCGAGCAGGTCTTCGACGCCGAGCAGGCCGAGGCCACCGCCAACAAGATCGGTTCCGGCGAGCTCACCCTCGAGGACTTCCTCGAGCAGATGATGGCCGTGCGGAAGATGGGCCCCATCGCCAATCTCCTGGGCATGCTGCCCGGAGCCGGGCAGATGAAGGACGCCCTCGCCAACGTCGACGAGAAGCAGCTCGACCGCATCCAGGCGATCATCCGCGGCATGACGCCGGAGGAGCGCGCCAACCCGAAGATCATCAACGGCTCGCGGCGATTGCGCATCGCCAACGGTTCCGGTGTGAAGGTCTCCGACGTCAACCAGCTCGTCGACCGGTTCTTCGAGGCCCGGAAGATGATGACGGCCATGGCCGGCCAGATGGGCATGCCGGGCGCACGCAAGAATCAGCGCAAGAAGGGCAAGAAGGGGAAGAAGGGCGGTCGCGGACCGACGCCGCCGAAGGTGCGGGGCGGTATGCCCGGCGGCTTCCCCGGTCTCCCAGGCGGCATGCCCGCCGGGATGCCCGACCTGTCGAAGATGCCGAAGGGCCTCGACGAGCTTCCTCCGGGACTCGAGAACTTCGACCTGTCGAAGCTGAAGTTCCCCAAGAACTGA
- the ftsY gene encoding signal recognition particle-docking protein FtsY has product MSTGAWIVIAAALAVVLVALVVGLTLYRRRQVSLKAPETPQLDSAETKDRSGGYKAQSGFSFSQGTAAPPAPAPRPAPKPAPKPAVKPEPAPRTVPLPEEITEAPPSAPAPAEPKAEPAPAPKAEPAPAPKAEPKPEPKAEPKPEPKVEPKPEPEPAEPKPAEPEPVEPEVAPEPERPAPEPVEPEVEPAPATETVAEPEVTEPEVVEPAGPAAVPPAAPIEEIEPTAGRLVRLRGRLARSQSAVGKSLLGLLGGGDLDEDSWEEIEDTLLVADLGAATTTKIVDRLREEMVVNNVRSEADARAVLRSVLVDELRPELDRSIRALPHEDHPAVLLVVGVNGTGKTTTTGKLARVLVADGRRVLLGAADTFRAAAADQLQTWAERVGAEVVRGKEAADPAAVAFDAVARGIDNGVDAVLVDTAGRLHTKTGLMDELGKVKRVVEKKAAVDEVLLVLDATIGQNGLMQARVFAEVVDITGVVLTKLDGTAKGGIVFQVQHELGVPVKLVGLGEGADDLAPFEPEAFVDALLG; this is encoded by the coding sequence GTGAGTACCGGAGCCTGGATAGTCATCGCCGCCGCGCTGGCGGTCGTTCTCGTCGCGCTCGTCGTCGGTCTGACCCTCTACCGGCGGCGGCAGGTGTCGCTGAAGGCGCCCGAGACCCCGCAGCTCGATTCCGCCGAGACAAAGGACCGCTCGGGCGGTTACAAGGCACAGAGCGGATTCAGTTTCTCGCAGGGCACGGCCGCGCCACCGGCGCCGGCCCCCCGACCTGCGCCGAAACCGGCACCGAAGCCTGCGGTGAAGCCGGAGCCGGCGCCCCGCACGGTGCCGTTGCCGGAGGAGATCACCGAAGCTCCGCCGAGCGCACCCGCACCCGCCGAGCCGAAGGCGGAACCTGCGCCTGCGCCGAAGGCGGAACCTGCGCCTGCGCCGAAGGCGGAGCCGAAGCCCGAGCCGAAGGCGGAACCGAAGCCCGAGCCGAAGGTCGAGCCCAAGCCCGAGCCGGAGCCTGCGGAGCCGAAGCCTGCCGAACCGGAGCCGGTCGAGCCCGAGGTCGCCCCGGAGCCGGAGCGTCCCGCTCCCGAGCCCGTCGAGCCCGAGGTCGAGCCCGCCCCGGCGACAGAGACCGTTGCCGAACCCGAGGTCACCGAACCCGAGGTCGTCGAACCGGCCGGACCGGCCGCTGTTCCTCCGGCAGCCCCGATCGAGGAGATCGAACCCACCGCAGGTCGCCTTGTCCGCCTGCGCGGCCGTCTGGCCCGCTCGCAGTCAGCGGTCGGCAAGAGCCTGCTCGGCCTGCTCGGTGGTGGCGATCTCGACGAGGACTCCTGGGAGGAGATCGAGGACACGCTGCTCGTGGCCGACCTCGGTGCCGCGACGACCACCAAGATCGTCGACCGTCTGCGTGAGGAGATGGTCGTGAACAACGTGCGCAGCGAGGCCGACGCCCGCGCTGTGCTGCGCAGCGTGCTTGTCGATGAGCTCCGCCCCGAGCTCGACCGCTCCATCCGGGCCCTCCCGCACGAGGACCATCCCGCGGTGCTGCTCGTCGTCGGTGTCAACGGCACCGGAAAGACCACGACGACCGGCAAGCTCGCCCGCGTGCTCGTCGCGGACGGACGCCGGGTGCTGCTCGGTGCCGCCGACACCTTCCGTGCCGCGGCCGCCGACCAGCTGCAGACCTGGGCCGAACGCGTCGGCGCCGAGGTCGTCCGCGGCAAGGAGGCCGCCGATCCGGCCGCGGTGGCGTTCGATGCCGTCGCGAGGGGCATCGACAACGGTGTCGACGCGGTCCTCGTCGACACCGCCGGCCGCCTGCACACCAAGACCGGCCTGATGGACGAGCTCGGCAAGGTCAAGCGCGTCGTGGAGAAGAAGGCCGCCGTCGACGAGGTTCTGCTCGTCCTCGACGCGACGATCGGCCAGAACGGTCTGATGCAGGCCCGCGTGTTCGCCGAGGTCGTCGACATCACCGGTGTGGTGCTCACCAAGCTCGACGGAACCGCCAAGGGCGGCATCGTCTTCCAGGTGCAGCACGAACTCGGCGTCCCGGTGAAGCTGGTGGGTCTCGGTGAGGGCGCCGACGATCTCGCCCCCTTCGAACCGGAAGCCTTCGTGGACGCCCTGTTGGGCTGA
- a CDS encoding P-II family nitrogen regulator, whose amino-acid sequence MKLITAIIKPFTLEDVKAGLEQAGVLGMTVSEVQGYGRQKGHTEVYRGAEYSVDFVPKVRVEVVIDDSAVDKVVETIVEASRTGKIGDGKVWVTPVEAVVRVRTGERGSDAL is encoded by the coding sequence ATGAAGCTGATCACGGCGATCATCAAGCCGTTCACGCTCGAGGACGTCAAGGCAGGCCTGGAGCAGGCCGGTGTGCTGGGAATGACAGTCAGCGAGGTGCAGGGGTACGGCCGCCAGAAGGGCCACACCGAGGTCTACCGCGGAGCCGAGTACTCCGTCGACTTCGTGCCGAAGGTCCGTGTCGAGGTCGTCATCGACGACTCCGCTGTCGACAAGGTCGTCGAGACCATCGTCGAGGCCTCCCGTACCGGCAAGATCGGCGACGGCAAGGTGTGGGTCACGCCCGTGGAAGCCGTTGTCCGGGTCCGCACCGGAGAACGAGGTTCGGATGCGCTCTGA
- a CDS encoding [protein-PII] uridylyltransferase → MRSDPQGSGTRGPDRAASAAGSGPSVSSARTTAPAGAADLAAARDTLLSGGPRSRRLDTVALRHALVDLHEFWLTTKGSELGIKREGGFAIVAVGGLGRREMLPYSDLDLILLHDDMAPSVVSKVADELWYPLWDAHIKLDHSVRTVPQALQVFSSDLTAALGMLEARHIAGDAQLSNLLIGGVRRQWRTGIRSRFDELIETTEVRWQRSGQIAHRAEPDLKSGRGGLRDVQLLNALSVAQLTDGMPGLGPDVPGGGLAAAHRRLLDVRTELHRVAGRSRDQLRAQDADEIAAALRIGDRFDLARVLTESARTISYSVDVGLRTAANSLPRKGLSRLRRGPVRRPLDEGVVEHGGEVALARDAHPRRDPGLITRVAAAAAQAGLPVSAATLTRLADHAPELREPWPREALDDFLVLLGSGRRAVDVIESLDRTGLWGRLLPEWGAVRDLPPRDAVHTWTVDRHLVETAVYASELTTRVSRPDLLVLGALLHDIGKGRGGDHSVVGAELALQIGRRMGLWPSDLALLTSMVRHHLLLPHTATRRDLDDPETVAAVVGALDGDPVLLDLLHALAEADSQATGPGVWGDWKASLIRELVRRCRMMMAGDELPAPDPIDPALANLAEDGALHVALEPREDGRSFSATFVAPDERGVLSDEAGVLSLHGLRVLSASIGSHAGSTVNSFVVAPRFGSPPEAALLRQELVRARSGDLDLLGALEAKDRAERESRLPERTARAVPVSAALAPPRIIWFEGSESDQVVLEIRSEDRIGLLCRLADVFERVGADVRWARVSTLGSTVIDSFCVDLAGAHTRVSREHLEKELLSVLPAPEPPAPVDRA, encoded by the coding sequence ATGCGCTCTGACCCCCAGGGGTCCGGCACTCGAGGCCCTGATCGCGCTGCTTCGGCAGCGGGATCGGGGCCTTCGGTGTCCTCGGCCCGCACAACCGCACCGGCGGGCGCCGCCGATCTGGCGGCCGCCCGCGACACCCTGCTCTCCGGCGGCCCCCGCAGCCGCCGCCTCGACACCGTGGCCCTGCGCCACGCCCTCGTGGACCTGCACGAATTCTGGTTGACGACGAAGGGCTCCGAACTCGGCATCAAGCGCGAGGGAGGCTTCGCCATCGTCGCCGTCGGGGGTCTCGGACGCCGCGAGATGCTCCCGTACTCCGATCTCGATCTCATCCTCCTCCACGACGACATGGCGCCGTCCGTCGTGTCGAAGGTCGCCGACGAGCTCTGGTACCCGCTGTGGGACGCGCACATCAAGCTCGACCACAGTGTCCGGACGGTGCCCCAGGCCCTCCAGGTGTTCTCGTCCGATCTGACGGCCGCGTTGGGAATGCTCGAGGCGCGGCACATCGCGGGCGACGCCCAGCTGAGCAATCTGCTCATCGGTGGTGTGCGACGGCAGTGGCGCACCGGCATCCGGTCCCGCTTCGACGAACTCATCGAGACGACCGAGGTGCGATGGCAGCGCAGCGGGCAGATCGCCCACCGGGCCGAACCCGACCTCAAGAGCGGTCGCGGCGGGTTGCGGGACGTGCAGTTGCTCAATGCCCTGTCCGTTGCGCAGCTCACCGACGGCATGCCAGGACTCGGACCCGACGTCCCGGGCGGCGGGCTCGCGGCCGCCCACCGGCGACTGCTCGATGTACGCACCGAGCTGCACCGCGTCGCCGGCCGCTCCCGCGACCAGCTGCGCGCGCAGGACGCCGACGAGATCGCCGCGGCGCTGCGGATCGGCGACCGTTTCGATCTTGCGCGGGTGCTCACCGAATCGGCCCGCACGATCAGCTATTCCGTCGACGTCGGTCTGCGCACCGCGGCCAATTCGCTGCCGCGCAAGGGTCTGTCGCGTCTGCGCCGCGGACCGGTGCGGCGTCCGCTCGACGAAGGGGTCGTCGAGCACGGGGGAGAGGTCGCCCTCGCACGCGACGCGCATCCGCGTCGCGATCCGGGCCTGATCACGCGGGTCGCGGCGGCCGCTGCGCAGGCCGGACTGCCCGTCTCGGCGGCCACGCTCACCCGACTCGCCGATCACGCACCGGAGCTGCGCGAACCCTGGCCCCGGGAAGCCCTCGACGACTTCCTGGTGCTGCTCGGCTCGGGACGTCGCGCGGTCGACGTCATCGAGTCGCTGGACCGCACCGGACTGTGGGGGAGGTTGCTCCCCGAATGGGGTGCGGTGCGCGACCTGCCGCCCCGCGACGCCGTCCACACGTGGACCGTCGACAGGCACCTCGTCGAGACCGCCGTGTACGCGAGCGAACTGACGACGCGGGTCTCCCGTCCGGACCTGCTCGTCCTCGGCGCATTGCTGCACGACATCGGGAAGGGACGCGGGGGCGACCACAGCGTGGTCGGTGCCGAACTGGCCCTGCAGATCGGGCGGCGGATGGGCCTGTGGCCTTCGGATCTGGCGCTGCTCACCTCGATGGTGCGGCACCATCTGCTCCTGCCGCACACCGCGACCCGCCGCGACCTCGACGATCCGGAGACCGTGGCCGCGGTCGTCGGCGCCCTCGACGGGGATCCGGTGCTGCTCGACCTGCTCCACGCCTTGGCCGAGGCGGATTCGCAGGCCACCGGCCCGGGGGTGTGGGGGGACTGGAAGGCGTCGCTGATCCGGGAACTCGTGCGCCGCTGCCGCATGATGATGGCGGGGGACGAGCTGCCGGCACCGGATCCGATCGATCCCGCCCTCGCGAACCTCGCCGAGGACGGCGCCCTGCACGTCGCGCTCGAACCACGCGAGGACGGCCGCAGCTTCTCCGCGACCTTCGTCGCGCCCGACGAGCGGGGCGTGCTCTCCGACGAGGCCGGTGTGCTCTCCCTGCACGGTCTGCGGGTGCTGTCGGCCTCGATCGGCAGTCACGCCGGCAGCACGGTCAACAGCTTCGTCGTGGCTCCGAGATTCGGTTCACCGCCCGAAGCGGCCCTGCTCCGGCAGGAACTCGTGCGGGCGCGCTCCGGCGATCTCGACCTCCTCGGTGCCCTCGAGGCCAAGGACCGCGCCGAACGCGAGAGCCGGCTTCCCGAGCGAACGGCCCGGGCGGTTCCGGTCAGCGCCGCTCTCGCGCCGCCGCGGATCATCTGGTTCGAAGGATCCGAATCGGACCAGGTCGTGCTCGAGATCCGGTCGGAGGACCGGATCGGTCTGCTGTGCCGTCTCGCGGACGTCTTCGAGCGTGTCGGAGCCGACGTGCGGTGGGCGCGGGTGAGCACGCTGGGTTCGACGGTGATCGACTCGTTCTGCGTCGATCTCGCCGGTGCCCACACCCGTGTCTCCCGGGAACATCTCGAGAAGGAACTGTTGTCGGTCCTGCCTGCTCCCGAGCCGCCCGCACCCGTCGACAGAGCGTGA